The Thermodesulfobacteriota bacterium genomic interval TCAAGCGAAATTACACTATTGGTAGTTTTTCAAGAGGAGGACATGGAAAATGGAGGCATTTACAGTTAAAACCAGCCAACGGACAGAGATGCTGGATATTACTCATCAGATTCGAAAGGCAGTTACTGACAGCAAGGTGAGAAACGGAGTCTGTTGTATCTTTGTTCCCCATACCACAGCGGCTGTTACCATAAATGAGAACGCTGACCCCAATGTCCCAAAAGATATTTTGACAAAACTTGAAAATCTTGTCCCCCCTGACGACAGGTATCGCCATACCGAAGGGAATTCAGATGCCCATATAAAAACGAGTCTTGTGGGGTCTTCTGAAACTATCATTGTGGAGGATGGAAGATTGGTATTGGGAACCTGGCAGTCAATATTCTTCTGTGAGTTTGATGGCCCAAGAAACAGAAGGGTTTGGTTGAAGGTTATAGAAGGATGATTGGTCGGGGAACTAAAAAGGTCTTGAAATCGTGTCTAAACTGGTTTAGAGTTATCTAAACTATGGAGGTGAAAAAAGATGTATAGAGGTATTATCCAGTCGGACCCCTCAATTATGATGGGTAGGCCGGTCATATCTGGCACACGCATCACCTTAGAACTCATACTTGAGAAGTTGGCTGCTGGTAAAACGGCTGAGCAAATCCTTGAGGCTTATCCTCGACTGACACAGGAAGCCATTCAAGCTGCTTTGGCTTTTGCAACAGAGGCGCTACGTGCTGATGTAGTTTACCCTCTGCCGGGGATGGCTCGATGAAGTTTCTGGCCGATGAGAATATAGATAAGCTAAATCCATAAGGGCACCTTCTTGAAATTGGTCTTTGCCATTAATTATAGTTACAGATTGAGATAATAAACAATGCGGATAATTCTATTCACAGGAAAAGGTGGCGTAGGGAAGACGACCATCTCTGCAGCCACAGCTATTAAGTGTGCCAAACTCGGCTATAAAACCATAGTGATAAGCACCGATTCGGCCCACAGTTTAGCAGATTCATTTGATATGGAAATCGGGAACCAGCCTACCTTTATCACAGATAACCTTTATGGTGAGGAGATAGACGTTAACTATGAAATCAAAAAAAACTGGGGCCCAATCCAGGGTTTCATACAGGAGTTTTTAAAGTACCGAGGGTTTGAAAATATAATTGCTGAGGAGTTATCTGTATTCCCCGGGATGGAAGAGGTTTTCAGCCTCTTACAGTTGAAAGACTTCTATGTAAAAAAAGAATACGATGTTATTATTATAGATTGTGCTCCAACAGGTGACACCTTCAGATTGCTCGCTTTTCCAGACATTGCAAAATGGTATATGGAAAAGATATTCAATATAGAGAGAACCGTTTTTAAGGCAGTCAGACCGGTAGCGAGGCATCTTGTTGAAATGCCATTGCCCAGTGACAGTGTCTTTGAGAGCATGGAAGGACTGTATAATAACCTCATTGGGATGAAGGAACTATTAACTGATCCCGAAATATCCTCTATAAGGCTGGTAATCAATCCTGAAAAGATGGTAATCAAGGAGTCGCAAAGGGCATATACTTTTCTCAATCTATTCGGTTTTTCAGTGGATGCTGTAATCGTCAATCGAATATTGTCTAAGGATATAACAGATCCATTCTATACCAAATGGAAACAAATACAAAAAGTGCATTTACAAGAGGTAAGGGAATCTTTTCGCCCCCTGCCTATACTGACATCAGAATTACTGGACCAGGAGATTATCGGACTGGAACTACTTTCTGACATTGCGGATGCACTTTATAAAAGAGGGGACCCTACAAAGATATTCTACAAGGACAAACCTATCGAGATAAATGGATCCAATGGCAGTTACTGCCTCTCGGTAAAACTACCCTTTACTACCAAAGAGAACCTGGAGATGTGGACTAAGGGGAATGAACTGGTGATTAACATAAAGAACTATAAGAGAAACATTTTATTGCCCAGGGTCTTAGCCTCCCTAAAGCTACTGGATGCGAAGATGGAGGGCGGAAGACTCAACATAAGGTTTGGAGGTGATAACGATGGAAAAAGAAACCAGAGTTTGTGATCTTTGTCCCTTACAAAGTCTTATTTCGAGGTTTGCAAAAAGTGATGTGAGAAAACACCTCTTAGGCGCGAGGAAGGAGATCTTACTGGCAGTCAAATCCTTAATAGAAAGCGAAATAGAGAGAACTGAGGAAAAAACAGGAGGGGGAAAAACCAGTAAGGTAAAGGTTAGTTAGAAGAGAGAGTAGACTTGGTAAGAGAATTATGAGATTCATAGCAGATTTCCATGTCCATTCCAGGTATAGCAGGGCAACCAGCAAGGATATGGGAGTTGAAACCCTGGGCAAGTGGGCAGAGATTAAAGGGATCACCCTGTTGGGGACTGGAGACTTTACCCATCCCCTGTACTTTGCTGAACTTAAAGCGAAACTTGAACCTTCTGACGGTAACCTTCTAACCTTAAAGAACGGAAACAAAAACGTCCGCTTTGTCCTGACTACGGAGGTAAGCAATATCTTCTCTCAGGCAGGGAAGCTCCGTAAGATTCATACCCTCATCTTTGCTCCTACCTTAGAGGTAGTAGAAAAGATAAACGCAAAATTGGGGAGGAGGGGCAAGCTTGGTTCCGACGGCAGGCCCATCTTTGGATTCCCTGTCAAAGACATGGTCAAGCTGGTATTGGATACATCTGAAGACTGCTTTCTTGTACCTGCCCACGCATGGACCCCCTGGTTCTCTCTATTCGGGGCTAACTCAGGTTTTGATTCTATGGAGGAGTGCTTCGGGGATCAATCCAAGTATATACATGCTATCGAAACCGGTTTGTCTTCTGACCCGGAGATGAACTGGAGACTTTCTGCTCTGGACAGAATTGCCCTGATCTCCAATTCTGATGCCCATTCGCCCAACAAAATAGGCAGGGAAGGAAATGTCTTTGATTGCGATTTAAACTATAATCAAATTATAAAGTGTCTGAGAGAAAAGGATAGAAGTAAGCTGCTCTTTACCGTAGAATTCTTCCCTGAGGAAGGAAAGTATCATTACGATGGACACAGAAACTGCGGCATCCTTTTTTCTCCATGGGAGAGTGAAGATAACGGTAATATATGTCCGGTATGCAAAAAAGGGCTTACTATCGGGGTGATGCACCGCGTGGAAGCCCTCTCGGATCGCCCCAGGGGTTTTCTGCCAGAAGGGGCAATACCTGCAATGCATATGGTTCCGCTGGAGGAAATCATAGCTGAAGTCTTGGGATGCGGGGTAAATACAGCCACAGTGAGAAGAGAGTATGAAACGATGATCGCAAAGGGGGGAAATGAGTTCAACATCCTTTTAGATCTATCCAGGGATGAACTGACCGGACTTGCCCAACCAAATATTTTAGAAGGAATCATGAAGGTAAGAGAAGGAAAACTGAAGATTACACCGGGATATGATGGTGTTTATGGAAAGATCAGTGTGCAGGGGAAAGAAGGAGAAGAGACAAAAGAGGAAGAACCAAAGCAGATGGAGTTGTTTTAAAGGCGGTATGACTTATCTTAATAAAGAAACGTACTAATACTCTAAGGAGGATTTATGAAGCTGTTTAATAAAAAGGGTGATGAAGGATACACCAGTATGCTGTATGGTCAGAGAATACGCAAATCCGACCCGAGACCTGAAACCTACGGGACCCTGGATGAAGCCAATTCCACGTTGGGTTTTGCCAGAGCCCTTTCCAAGAACAACAGAGTTAAGGAGATTATTTATAAGGTTCAGGAAATGCTCTTTGTGGTGGGGGGAGAATTGGCCACCGATCCCAAAGATTATGGAAAGCTAAAAAATAAGATTGGAGAAGATGACGTTCAGGAGCTGCAAAATCTTATTGAAGAGATGGAAGATAAGGTAAAGTTGCCCAGGAGCTTCATTATACCGGGGACATCTCTGGTCTCCGCTTCTCTGGACATGGCACGTACTATAATCAGAAGGGGAGAAAGGAGAGCTGTCAGGTTAAAGGAAGATAATCTTTTGCTCAACGATAAGATACTGGCATACCTTAACAGATCAGCAGATTTGATATTCATTTTGGCCCGCTATGAAGAATCACTTGATGGAGGGGGTATATGATAATAGACTTCCACACCCATATATTCTCCAAAGAGGTGAGGGAAAATCTGGATAAGTACCGGAAAAAGGACCCTCTTTTCCGCTTATTATTTGGCGGAGAGCGGTCCAATATGTTGGGAGAATCAAAGAAGGTTGGCATGATAGGTGCTGAAGAACTGGTAGCTTCTATGGACAGGTCAGGCGTAGACAAGAGTGTAGTATGCGGTTTTGCGTGGTCAGATCAGGGACTGTGTAAGGATGGGAATGATTACATCCTGGAATCTGTTAAAAGATACCCTGACAGGCTTATAGGTTTTGCTTCCATTCAGTTAAGGGGTAAAAATAAAACGGTTAAAGAGATTGAGCGATGCGTCGGGCTGGGTTTGAAAGGCGTTGGTGAAATCGTTACAGAGGCTCACAGGGTAGCTATAGATGACGAAAAGATCATCCGTCCTATCGTGGAGGCTGCAAAGGGGCTCAATGTCCCAATTATGGTTCATACCAATGAAACTGTAGGTCATTACTACGTAGGAAAGGCAAAAACAGAGATTAAGCAGTATTATGATTTTATCCTTTCTTATCCTGACGTCGATATTGTTCTTGCCCACTGGGGAGGAGGGCTCCTGTTTTATGAACTGATGCCAGAGGTAGCTAGGGCAGCAGGAAGGGTATACTATGATACTGCTGCATCTATCTTTTTATATACCTCCAGGGTATATCCTGTTGCAGTGCAGATAATCAGTGCAGAAAAGATTCTATTTGGCACTGATTATCCTCTGATAGACCAGAGAAGATACAGGAAGCAGATAGAGAACTGCGGCATTTCCAGGGAGGAGATTGACAAGATATACGGAGAAAATGCAAAAAGATTGCTGAGGTTATAGAACTTGAAAGATTATCAAAGGTTAAAATTGGAAAACGGCATGACGCTTATTTTAAAAGAAAACCGTTCTGCCCCTGTAGTTGCCCTTCAGATGTGGGTAAAGGCTGGCAGTGGTGATGAAACAGACAGGGAAGCTGGTATCTGCCACATAATAGAGCACATGCTCTTTAAGGGTACAGAAAAGAGGGGAGTGGGAGAGATTGCCTATGAGATAGAGTCCTCGGGTGGAGAGATCAACGCCTACACA includes:
- a CDS encoding secondary thiamine-phosphate synthase enzyme YjbQ; its protein translation is MEAFTVKTSQRTEMLDITHQIRKAVTDSKVRNGVCCIFVPHTTAAVTINENADPNVPKDILTKLENLVPPDDRYRHTEGNSDAHIKTSLVGSSETIIVEDGRLVLGTWQSIFFCEFDGPRNRRVWLKVIEG
- a CDS encoding DUF433 domain-containing protein, which gives rise to MYRGIIQSDPSIMMGRPVISGTRITLELILEKLAAGKTAEQILEAYPRLTQEAIQAALAFATEALRADVVYPLPGMAR
- a CDS encoding ArsA family ATPase encodes the protein MRIILFTGKGGVGKTTISAATAIKCAKLGYKTIVISTDSAHSLADSFDMEIGNQPTFITDNLYGEEIDVNYEIKKNWGPIQGFIQEFLKYRGFENIIAEELSVFPGMEEVFSLLQLKDFYVKKEYDVIIIDCAPTGDTFRLLAFPDIAKWYMEKIFNIERTVFKAVRPVARHLVEMPLPSDSVFESMEGLYNNLIGMKELLTDPEISSIRLVINPEKMVIKESQRAYTFLNLFGFSVDAVIVNRILSKDITDPFYTKWKQIQKVHLQEVRESFRPLPILTSELLDQEIIGLELLSDIADALYKRGDPTKIFYKDKPIEINGSNGSYCLSVKLPFTTKENLEMWTKGNELVINIKNYKRNILLPRVLASLKLLDAKMEGGRLNIRFGGDNDGKRNQSL
- a CDS encoding endonuclease Q family protein, coding for MRFIADFHVHSRYSRATSKDMGVETLGKWAEIKGITLLGTGDFTHPLYFAELKAKLEPSDGNLLTLKNGNKNVRFVLTTEVSNIFSQAGKLRKIHTLIFAPTLEVVEKINAKLGRRGKLGSDGRPIFGFPVKDMVKLVLDTSEDCFLVPAHAWTPWFSLFGANSGFDSMEECFGDQSKYIHAIETGLSSDPEMNWRLSALDRIALISNSDAHSPNKIGREGNVFDCDLNYNQIIKCLREKDRSKLLFTVEFFPEEGKYHYDGHRNCGILFSPWESEDNGNICPVCKKGLTIGVMHRVEALSDRPRGFLPEGAIPAMHMVPLEEIIAEVLGCGVNTATVRREYETMIAKGGNEFNILLDLSRDELTGLAQPNILEGIMKVREGKLKITPGYDGVYGKISVQGKEGEETKEEEPKQMELF
- a CDS encoding cob(I)yrinic acid a,c-diamide adenosyltransferase — encoded protein: MKLFNKKGDEGYTSMLYGQRIRKSDPRPETYGTLDEANSTLGFARALSKNNRVKEIIYKVQEMLFVVGGELATDPKDYGKLKNKIGEDDVQELQNLIEEMEDKVKLPRSFIIPGTSLVSASLDMARTIIRRGERRAVRLKEDNLLLNDKILAYLNRSADLIFILARYEESLDGGGI
- a CDS encoding amidohydrolase family protein; this encodes MIIDFHTHIFSKEVRENLDKYRKKDPLFRLLFGGERSNMLGESKKVGMIGAEELVASMDRSGVDKSVVCGFAWSDQGLCKDGNDYILESVKRYPDRLIGFASIQLRGKNKTVKEIERCVGLGLKGVGEIVTEAHRVAIDDEKIIRPIVEAAKGLNVPIMVHTNETVGHYYVGKAKTEIKQYYDFILSYPDVDIVLAHWGGGLLFYELMPEVARAAGRVYYDTAASIFLYTSRVYPVAVQIISAEKILFGTDYPLIDQRRYRKQIENCGISREEIDKIYGENAKRLLRL